The following proteins are encoded in a genomic region of Oryctolagus cuniculus chromosome 6, mOryCun1.1, whole genome shotgun sequence:
- the DRD1 gene encoding D(1A) dopamine receptor: MRTLNTSAMDRAGLLVERAFSFRILTACFLSLLILSTLLGNTLVCAAVIRFRHLRSKVTNFFVISLAVSDLLVAVLVMPWKAVAEIAGFWPFGSFCNIWVAFDIMCSTASILNLCVISVDRYWAISSPFRYERKMTPKAAFILIGVAWTLSVLISFIPVQLSWHKAKPTSPPDGNATSLDETVDNCDSSLSRTYAISSSLVSFYIPVAIMIVTYTRIYRIAQKQIRRISALERAAVHAKNCQTTTTTGNGNPVECSQPESSFKMSFKRETKVLKTLSVIMGVFVCCWLPFFVLNCMVPFCGSGETQSFCIDPITFDVFMWFGWANSSLNPIIYAFNADFRKAFSILLGCYRLCPTANNAIETVSINNNGAVVFSSHHEPRGSISKECNMVYLIPHAVGSSEDLRKEEAGAIAKPLEKLSPALSVILDYDTDVSLEKIQPVTQNGQHPA; the protein is encoded by the coding sequence ATGAGGACTCTGAACACTTCTGCCATGGACAGAGCCGGGCTGCTGGTGGAGAGGGCCTTCTCCTTCCGCATCCTCACCGCCTGTTTCCTGTCCCTGCTCATCCTGTCCACTCTCCTGGGGAACACGCTGGTCTGTGCTGCTGTCATCAGGTTCCGGCACCTGCGGTCCAAGGTGACCAACTTCTTTGTCATCTCCTTGGCCGTGTCGGATCTCTTGGTGGCTGTCTTGGTCATGCCCTGGAAAGCTGTGGCTGAGATCGCTGGCTTCTGGCCATTTGGGTCCTTCTGTAACATCTGGGTGGCCTTTGACATCATGTGCTCCACCGCGTCCATCCTCAACCTCTGTGTGATCAGCGTGGACAGGTACTGGGCTATCTCCAGCCCTTTCCGCTATGAGAGAAAAATGACCCCCAAAGCAGCCTTCATCCTCATCGGCGTGGCGTGGACCCTGTCCGTGCTCATCTCCTTCATCCCCGTGCAGCTCAGCTGGCACAAGGCAAAACCCACCAGCCCCCCCGACGGGAATGCCACTTCCCTGGACGAGACCGTGGACAACTGTGACTCCAGCCTGAGCAGGACGTATGCCATTTCCTCTTCCCTGGTAAGCTTTTACATCCCCGTGGCCATCATGATTGTCACCTACACCAGGATCTACAGGATTGCCCAGAAACAAATCCGGCGCATCTCAGCCTTGGAGAGGGCAGCGGTCCATGCCAAGAATTGccagaccaccaccaccaccgggaACGGAAACCCCGTCGAGTGTTCTCAACCAGAAAGCTCCTTTAAGATGTCCTTTAAGCGAGAGACGAAGGTTCTGAAGACTCTGTCGGTGATCATGGGGGTGTTTGTGTGCTGCTGGTTGCCTTTCTTCGTCTTGAACTGCATGGTGCCCTTCTGCGGGTCCGGGGAGACACAGTCCTTCTGCATCGATCCCATCACCTTCGATGTCTTTATGTGGTTTGGGTGGGCTAATTCCTCCTTGAACCCCATCATCTACGCCTTCAATGCTGATTTTCGGAAGGCGTTCTCCATCCTCTTGGGATGCTACAGACTCTGCCCTACAGCCAACAACGCCATAGAGACGGTCAGCATCAACAACAACGGAGCTGTGGTGTTCTCCAGCCATCACGAGCCGAGAGGCTCCATCTCCAAGGAGTGCAATATGGTTTATCTGATCCCACACGCTGTGGGCTCCTCCGAGGACCTGAGAAAGGAGGAGGCGGGCGCCATCGCCAAGCCTCTGGAGAAGCTGTCCCCGGCCCTCTCGGTCATCTTGGACTACGACACTGACGTCTCTCTGGAGAAGATCCAGCCCGTCACACAGAATGGACAGCATCCAGCCTGA